TAGCCAAGGGCAATGGATTCTTCTATCTGGGCACGGATCTCCTTTTCCACCTCTTCTGCACTGGCATGCTCAACAACCTGGGGCACGTTATCCCATAATTTCCCGTCAGGATCAACCAGTCCGGGTACTTCATCCGGATCGCTTACCGGCCCCCACCTCCAGGTTTCCCATTCACTGGTGTGGGTTAGATGCAATCCCACATCTTCCTCCGGATGATCTTTCGCCCAGCGGATCATTGACTCGGCTGCAGGGCACGGCATCATGACAGCAGTTGACTGTATCCGGTCCTTTTCAAGCATCTCCTTAACGGCTTCGTTGGCTTCAGCAGACATACCGGCATCGTCGGCATGAAGAATGAGTATCTTTTTCTCCGAAGGATAACCCAGCTTTTCTGCCCAGGTCTCCTGGGCCATTTTTTCTTCCTCTGATTTTTTACCGGGGCCCTTGCAGGTGGGTAAAGTTGCGGTGAATACCATAACAGCAGTTAATAATGACAAAACATATACTATTCTTTTAATCTTCATTGGTCTCAAAATATTAAACTGATTTTTGTAATGACTTCTTCCATGCCAATGTTCCCGGAACCAAGATATTGTAAGGCATGGTGTCCGGCTTTCACTCCATAAACCAAATGGCTGCAATAATGTCCGTGCAATTCACCGGCTTTTTTGAGCAACCCTTCCAGATCATCGGTTTCTACCATTTTTTCTATACCCTGACGAACTTCATTTTTCATTATAAGCCAATTTTGATAGGTTCCATCCTTTTAACCAGAACAAAAGTAGGACAAATTCGTCAAAATCGAAAAAATTTCCGGATGCTACTAAATTTGCTGCTTTACCGATAAACTTTTTTTTTATTT
The window above is part of the Bacteroidales bacterium genome. Proteins encoded here:
- a CDS encoding polysaccharide deacetylase family protein encodes the protein MKIKRIVYVLSLLTAVMVFTATLPTCKGPGKKSEEEKMAQETWAEKLGYPSEKKILILHADDAGMSAEANEAVKEMLEKDRIQSTAVMMPCPAAESMIRWAKDHPEEDVGLHLTHTSEWETWRWGPVSDPDEVPGLVDPDGKLWDNVPQVVEHASAEEVEKEIRAQIEESIALGYKPDHIDTHMGTLYATPEYVKVFFKVAEEYGIPANAIDLSNPDVADKYKKQGYPITEEVIQLIEDYSLPKVDNFTSAPKGSTYEEKVDNFKKLVQNLQPGLTEIIFHPSEETDDLKDITNSWQQRVWEKKMFGDPKLQHFFENEDVVFTNWKEIMERFNERSL